Part of the Gilliamella sp. wkB7 genome is shown below.
TGTTAAAATTTCAACACCATTATCTGTCACTAAAAGAGTGTGTTCATATTGGGCAGAAAGACCATGGTCTTTAGTTTTCACTGTCCAACCGTCTTTCATTGTGCGTGTTCGCCAATCACCAGTATTCACCATTGGTTCAATGGTAAAGGTCATTCCTGACTTCAAAATCACACCGCCATCATCTGCATCGTAATGTAGAACTTGCGGTTCGTCGTGATACACTTCGCCAATACCATGACCACAATATTCACGGACTGATGAAAAACCAAATTTATCAACATATTTTTGGATTGTTTTACCAATTTCTTTTAAACGAATACCTGGTTTGATAATTTTTATTGCCTCATATAAGCTTTGTTGGGTAACTTGGCAAAGTTTTTCACCGGCAACAGTTGGTTTACCCGCTATGTACATTCGGGACGTATCGCCATGATAACCATCTTTAATAACAGTTACATCAATATTTAAAATATCACCATCTTTTAATTTTTTATCAAAACTTGGAATACCATGACAAACGACATCATTGATTGAAATACAAGTAGTATGTTGATAACCACTATAACCAATATTGGCTGGTATAGCTTTTTGAACATTAACAATATAATCGTAACAGATTTTATCAAGCTCACCAGTACTAATACCTGGTTTTACATAGGGTTCAATCATTTCTAATACTTCAGCAGCAAGTTTTCCTGCTACACGCATTTTTTCAATTTCAGCGGGGGTTTTTAATTTAATAGACATTAGAGTTTTCCTGTAATTTTCATGGCAATATCCTATCATATACCGTTGTTTCGTCAAATCATCGCGATTAATAAATTAGTTGTGTAAATTAAATACATAATTTTTTTGTAAAGAAGTTTCAGGTTAAGGGTACGTTTTAGTATAAAATTGAAAACTAATATTTATTAGCATAGTTTAAGTATATAATTATTGATTATAAAAAAAGGTTATATAGTGATGCAATGTAGTTATTATCAACAAAATAAATGTTCATCTTGTCAGTGGATTGACTATTCTTATCCAACTCAACTTGAAATTAAACAAAATAAAATTTTAGAACAATTAATTCCTTTTAAACCATTAGACGTTAAATCTCCTTTTGCGAGTCGCGAGGCAGCTTTTCGTAATAAAGCTAAAATGGCTGT
Proteins encoded:
- the map gene encoding type I methionyl aminopeptidase, which codes for MSIKLKTPAEIEKMRVAGKLAAEVLEMIEPYVKPGISTGELDKICYDYIVNVQKAIPANIGYSGYQHTTCISINDVVCHGIPSFDKKLKDGDILNIDVTVIKDGYHGDTSRMYIAGKPTVAGEKLCQVTQQSLYEAIKIIKPGIRLKEIGKTIQKYVDKFGFSSVREYCGHGIGEVYHDEPQVLHYDADDGGVILKSGMTFTIEPMVNTGDWRTRTMKDGWTVKTKDHGLSAQYEHTLLVTDNGVEILTLRSNEDFPRIIEH